The nucleotide sequence ACCCGCTCAGCGTCTACCCGCAGGTCATCCAGTGGTTTATCCAGGCCATGCCGTTGTGGCACGGTGTGGAGTTGCTGCGGCAGATCAGCGTGGGGTCTTTCAGCCCGGCCACGGCCATCCATGTGGGCTACTACGTCGTGATGATTGCGCTCGGCATCATGCTGACCACCGGAAGGCTGCGCCGGCTGTTCCTCAAGTGATGGAGTTTTTGTACACCTCCTGCCCGTAAAAGGGCGTGTTGAGGGCATCTGGTGTACAAAAACTCCCACGGAAGGGGGCTCGTGTTCGCCGTCCGTGGAAGAGTCCCGGGCACCTTTCGGGGTTTGAGAGAATGGGCTCATGCAATCTCTCGGTGACCCGCACCCGTCCACGTCCCCCGCCGGCAAAGGCATGTTCAAGGGCTTCCGCATCGGCGGCCTGGGCATGACCGTTGTCATCATCGCTTTCCTGGTGGCCGTCATCTTCGCGGCAAACCAGAACGACGTGGTGGGCTGGGTAGTTGCCGTCGTCGCCTTCGGTTGGCTGGCCCTTGCCACCTTCGTCGTGTTGAGCATCCGCAGGGCTGCACAGCGGGCCGGGGCAAAGCTGAGCGAAGCCCAAGCCGCCTTCAACTCGGCAACCGGTCGCGCGCCGTCGTCGAACGTTGCGGACAACGGTGGCACGCGGGTGGTGGCCGAGCGCAGCCAGGCCGATGAGGTTCGTGACCTCAAGCTGGACCACTCGTTCAAGATCGTGCAGGTGCAGGTGCGCGTGGTTGACGGGGAGCGTGCAAAGGGCGCTGCCGCGGACCAGGACACCATCAACCGTGCGCTGGAAACCATTGCCATTACGGCCACCAACGCCAGGGATATGATCAAGTCTTCCGGCGGCTCGGACGAGCCCGTTGCCGGCACCATCATCGACTAGAGTAGAGCGGGTGAGTACGGCATTGAAGAAGGACTTCCTTCGCATCGCATCAGTCAACGTCAACGGCCTCAGGGCTGCCTACAAGAACGGCATGGCGGAATGGCTGGAGCCCCGCGAGGTTGACATTCTCTGCCTGCAGGAAGTCCGCGCCCCCGATGACATCGTCCGGAAGCTGATCGGCGAAGGCTGGCACATCCTCCACACCGAAGCTGAAGCCAAGGGCCGTGCCGGTGTTGCCATTGCATCCCGCGAAGAGCCCACGGCTACCCGGATTGGCATCGGAGATTCCTACTTCGACACTTCCGGTCGTTGGGTCGAAGCGGACTTCAACTTAAAGAACAGTGCGGGGGAGTCCACCACCCTCTCCGTGGTCAGCGCCTATGTGCACTCCGGCGAAGTGGGAACCCCCAAGCAGGACGACAAATTCCGTTTCCTGGACGCCATGATCACCCGGCTCCCTGAGCTCGCCAAGCACAGCGACCACGCCTTGGTGGTTGGCGACCTCAACGTCGGACACACGGAACTCGACATCAAGAACTGGAAGGGCAACGTCAAGCGTGCCGGCTTCCTCCCGGAGGAGCGCGCCTACTTTGACCGCTTCCTCGGCGAAGAAATCGGATGGAGGGATGTCCACAGGGGCCTGGCAGGAAATGTCGCCGGCCCCTACACCTGGTGGTCCCAGCGCGGTAAGGCCTTTGACACTGACACTGGCTGGCGCATCGACTACCACCTGGCTACGCCGGACCTTGCTGCAGCTGCTTTCTCCGCTGTGGTGGACCGGGCGCCTTCGTGGGACACCCGTTTCTCCGACCACGCACCGCTGGTAGTCGACTACCGGCTCTGAGCTCCCTAAGGTATTTCTCCATGACAAGTTCCACCACGACTGAAACCGACCCGGTGGCCGCACCGGAAGCCGCCACGTCCACCAAACCGGCAGTCGGCGCCAAGCACCGTGTCCTGTCCGGCATGCAGCCCTCCGCGGACTCCCTGCACCTGGGCAATTATCTCGGCGCCTTGGTCAACTGGGTCCGCATGCAGGATGAGTACGACGCCGTCTTCTTCATTCCGGACCTGCACGCCATCACCGTGCCCCAGGATCCTGCGGAACTCGCACGACGCACCCGCGTTACTGCCGCCCAGTACATCGCCGGTGGCGTGGACGTGGACAAGTGCACCTTGTTCGTCCAGTCACAGGTACCCGAGCATGCGCAGCTGGCATGGGTCCTGAACTGCATCACGGGCATGGGCGAGGCCGCCCGGATGACCCAGTTCAAGGACAAAGCCCAGAAGCAGGGATCAGACCACGCCAGTGTAGGTCTGTTCACCTACCCCATCCTGCAGGCGGCCGACATCCTCCTGTACCAGCCGCACGGCGTACCGGTGGGCGAAGACCAGCGCCAGCACGTGGAACTCAGCCGCGACCTCGCCAACCGCTTCAACAGCCGGTTCGGGGAAACGTTCCAGGTCCCCGAGGCCTTCATCCAGAAGGAATCGGCCAAGATCTACGATCTCCAGAACCCCACGGCCAAGATGTCCAAGTCCGCGGAATCACCGGCGGGACTCATTAACCTGCTGGACGACCCCAAGACCGTGGCCAAGCGGATCAAATCCGCCGTCACGGACACCGAAACTGAGATCCGCTATGACCGCGAGAACAAGCCCGGCGTTTCCAACCTGCTGACCATCTACTCGGCCATCAGTGGTACGCCGGTGGAGAAGATCGTGGCCGACTACCAGGGCAAGATGTACGGCCACCTGAAGGTCGACCTCGCGGAACTGGTCTCGGGGCACCTCGCTCCCATCCGTGAACGCGCCAACGAACTCCTGGCCGATCCCGCGGAACTGGACCGGCTCCTGGCACACGGCGCGGACAAGGCACGGGAAATCGCCTCAGCCACCCTGACTGACGTCTACTCCAAGGTCGGCTTCCTGCCGTACCGCGGGACTGCCAACGGTGAGCAAGGGGTCCGCTAACTCCATGTGCTCTGCTGGCCAGCTCAACGTCAAGACCGACACCCGTAAGGGTGTTGGTCCTGACGACTCTCGCCAGCCTGCTGTCACCGGCGCCGACTGCGGCGCCGGTGACGCCATGTGCGTTGGAGTGATCCTTGGCTTCCCCCCGGAGATAGCCCGCGAACTCCAGCAATGGCGGGCTTCCTTCGGCGATCCCATGGCCGAAGTCATCCCGGCCCACATCACCTTGATCACCACCACTCCCACCCAGGACTGGGACGCCACCCGGGAACACGTCAGGGAAGTAGCCCGCACACAGGAGCCGTTCCACATTACGATTTCCGGCACTGGTTCGTTCCGTCCGGTGTCGCCGGTAGTGTTCGTCAACGTCGAACAAGGCTTTGAAGAATGCGTGCAGTTGCACGAGAAACTTCAAACCGGTCCCCTCGAGCGGCGGCTGCCCTTCCCCTATCACCCGCACGTCACTGTGGCTCACGATGTCGCCCAGGAAAATCTTGATGAGGCCGAAACGGTCCTCAGAGATTACCGGGCCACCTTCCCTGTGGTTAGCATGGGACTTTACGAGCACGACACCAACGGAATATGGCAGCTACGGGAAGAGCTCGACTTTGGCGGCGATACTGACGAAGAACAGCAAGCGGATTCAGGCCACGGAGGCGGACACTCCTCCACTGCCAACTGAGCTGGCAAAGCTCAAGCTTGAGCTGCTCCGGAAGCGGCAGGACTGGGGCCATGCCAAGCGTGCCGGCGACGGCGCACTGAAGAAGGCCGGCGCCTTCTTTGCGTTGTTCATGGCGCGGCTGAACACCAATCGCGTCATGCGCTCCTTCCAGCACTACACCCGACAGCACGGGCCCCTGTTGAGTGCGGGCATCGGTTTCAACATGTTCTTCTCGGTGACAGGTTTGCTCACCACGGGCTTTGCCGTCGCAGGGATTGTCCTGGGCGGAAATCCGATTTTGGAGGACGCCGTGATCGGCAGCGTTGCCTCCGCGGCGCCCGGCTTGCTTCAGGTCAATGGCGGTGAGGGCTTGGTGGATCCGCAGTCCCTGCTGAACCCCTCCGGCCTGGGCTGGACCGCGGTCATCGCCGCCGCCGTCACGATCTTCACGTCGCTGGGCTGGATCGCAAGCGTCAGGGAGGGGCTGCGCGG is from Paenarthrobacter nicotinovorans and encodes:
- a CDS encoding exodeoxyribonuclease III — translated: MSTALKKDFLRIASVNVNGLRAAYKNGMAEWLEPREVDILCLQEVRAPDDIVRKLIGEGWHILHTEAEAKGRAGVAIASREEPTATRIGIGDSYFDTSGRWVEADFNLKNSAGESTTLSVVSAYVHSGEVGTPKQDDKFRFLDAMITRLPELAKHSDHALVVGDLNVGHTELDIKNWKGNVKRAGFLPEERAYFDRFLGEEIGWRDVHRGLAGNVAGPYTWWSQRGKAFDTDTGWRIDYHLATPDLAAAAFSAVVDRAPSWDTRFSDHAPLVVDYRL
- the trpS gene encoding tryptophan--tRNA ligase, which translates into the protein MTSSTTTETDPVAAPEAATSTKPAVGAKHRVLSGMQPSADSLHLGNYLGALVNWVRMQDEYDAVFFIPDLHAITVPQDPAELARRTRVTAAQYIAGGVDVDKCTLFVQSQVPEHAQLAWVLNCITGMGEAARMTQFKDKAQKQGSDHASVGLFTYPILQAADILLYQPHGVPVGEDQRQHVELSRDLANRFNSRFGETFQVPEAFIQKESAKIYDLQNPTAKMSKSAESPAGLINLLDDPKTVAKRIKSAVTDTETEIRYDRENKPGVSNLLTIYSAISGTPVEKIVADYQGKMYGHLKVDLAELVSGHLAPIRERANELLADPAELDRLLAHGADKAREIASATLTDVYSKVGFLPYRGTANGEQGVR
- a CDS encoding 2'-5' RNA ligase family protein — protein: MCSAGQLNVKTDTRKGVGPDDSRQPAVTGADCGAGDAMCVGVILGFPPEIARELQQWRASFGDPMAEVIPAHITLITTTPTQDWDATREHVREVARTQEPFHITISGTGSFRPVSPVVFVNVEQGFEECVQLHEKLQTGPLERRLPFPYHPHVTVAHDVAQENLDEAETVLRDYRATFPVVSMGLYEHDTNGIWQLREELDFGGDTDEEQQADSGHGGGHSSTAN
- a CDS encoding YihY/virulence factor BrkB family protein; translated protein: MAAILTKNSKRIQATEADTPPLPTELAKLKLELLRKRQDWGHAKRAGDGALKKAGAFFALFMARLNTNRVMRSFQHYTRQHGPLLSAGIGFNMFFSVTGLLTTGFAVAGIVLGGNPILEDAVIGSVASAAPGLLQVNGGEGLVDPQSLLNPSGLGWTAVIAAAVTIFTSLGWIASVREGLRGVMGLGPLVRNAILQKLIDAGTLLLLGVILVVSAGASLIFGTAADWFFDLLKLDETVAAPIAAVVKIVVPLLLNCATAAVLFRVAGSLALTRRAFLEGVVLAGVGTTVLQFFSTELLARSGNNPVLASFAIIIGLLIWFNLVSQVYLVSASWSAIREADLASGETPRKKVLGSRRVAPRT